One stretch of Nocardia fluminea DNA includes these proteins:
- a CDS encoding N-acetylmuramoyl-L-alanine amidase produces the protein MTRCGHGGLVDEVWHGVEVRSRSFLPACLLAATALLAGCASTTEDATPATSTAAAVSSESAVPPTSPAVRRTVVLDPGHNGGNAAHLAQINAPVPDGRGGTKACNTTGTSAASGYPEHEFTWDVTVRVRDLLAASGVRVILTRSGDTGVGPCVDERAAIANQSGADAVVSIHADGNTGADAHGFHIAYADPPLNPVQAEAGRRLATALRDAMVAGGAVPSTYVGSAGLNPRADLAGLNLAERPSALVECGNMRSAADAALIETAEGRARYAELITAGIRAFLG, from the coding sequence GTGACACGGTGCGGGCACGGCGGGCTCGTCGACGAGGTGTGGCACGGTGTCGAGGTGCGTTCCCGTTCGTTCCTGCCCGCCTGCCTGCTCGCGGCGACAGCATTGCTGGCCGGATGCGCGTCCACGACCGAGGACGCGACCCCGGCCACATCGACCGCGGCGGCCGTGTCCTCGGAGAGTGCCGTGCCACCGACTTCGCCCGCCGTGCGCCGCACCGTGGTCCTCGATCCCGGCCACAACGGTGGAAACGCCGCCCATCTCGCGCAGATCAACGCGCCGGTGCCCGACGGGCGCGGCGGAACGAAAGCCTGCAACACCACGGGGACGTCGGCCGCGAGTGGCTACCCCGAGCACGAGTTCACCTGGGACGTCACCGTGCGAGTGCGCGACCTGCTCGCCGCGAGCGGTGTCCGAGTGATCCTCACGCGCTCCGGCGACACCGGTGTCGGCCCGTGTGTCGACGAGCGCGCGGCCATCGCGAATCAGTCGGGCGCCGACGCGGTGGTCTCGATCCACGCCGACGGCAATACCGGTGCGGACGCGCACGGATTTCACATCGCCTATGCCGATCCTCCGCTGAATCCGGTGCAGGCCGAGGCGGGGAGGCGGCTGGCGACCGCGCTGCGTGATGCGATGGTCGCCGGTGGCGCGGTGCCCTCGACCTATGTGGGGTCGGCGGGACTGAACCCGAGGGCGGACCTGGCCGGGCTAAATCTGGCCGAGCGGCCGAGCGCGCTGGTCGAATGCGGGAACATGCGCTCGGCGGCCGACGCCGCGCTCATCGAGACCGCGGAGGGCCGGGCTCGCTACGCCGAACTCATCACCGCCGGAATCCGCGCGTTCCTCGGCTGA
- a CDS encoding DUF5313 family protein — protein sequence MSDSTPNLWQRVRYITGGTLPPSMADWVLADLTGPGATRRYLTRFLLPVLPVLCLFLLVPGPLWIGLSMMALLYLPLVYFTVALVYVYRRHRLVSHGLDPELANAAERRRAEVERVAYESRHQRG from the coding sequence ATGAGCGACTCGACCCCCAATCTCTGGCAGCGCGTGCGCTACATCACCGGCGGCACCCTGCCGCCCTCGATGGCGGACTGGGTCCTGGCCGACCTGACCGGCCCCGGCGCGACCCGCCGATACCTGACCCGCTTCCTGCTGCCGGTGCTACCGGTGTTGTGCCTGTTCTTGCTGGTACCGGGCCCGTTGTGGATCGGGCTGTCGATGATGGCGCTGCTGTACCTGCCGTTGGTCTACTTCACCGTGGCGCTGGTCTACGTCTACCGGCGGCACCGGCTGGTCAGCCATGGCCTCGATCCCGAGTTGGCGAACGCGGCCGAACGCCGTCGGGCCGAAGTCGAACGCGTTGCCTACGAGAGTCGCCACCAGCGCGGCTGA
- a CDS encoding MarR family winged helix-turn-helix transcriptional regulator codes for MQELDDPLRLDRQVCFALAVANRSVLAVYRPLLEPLGLTHPQYLVMLALWGEAPMSVKAVAEAIQLDSATLSPLLKRLESAGLITRRRDPHDERTLHIDLTDAGRKLREQAERIPPAVVARLGVSLADLEELRDVLGRVNAAARRASDVREQR; via the coding sequence ATGCAGGAACTCGACGATCCGTTGCGGCTCGACCGGCAGGTGTGCTTCGCCCTGGCGGTGGCCAACCGATCGGTGCTGGCGGTCTATCGGCCGCTGCTCGAACCGCTCGGCCTGACACATCCGCAGTATCTGGTGATGCTCGCCCTCTGGGGTGAGGCGCCGATGTCGGTGAAGGCCGTCGCCGAGGCGATCCAGCTCGACTCCGCGACATTGTCACCGCTGCTCAAGCGGCTCGAATCCGCCGGACTCATCACCCGCCGCCGCGATCCGCACGACGAGCGCACGCTGCACATCGACCTCACCGACGCGGGCCGAAAGCTGCGCGAACAGGCCGAGCGGATCCCGCCCGCCGTCGTGGCACGCCTCGGCGTGAGCCTGGCCGACCTGGAAGAACTGCGCGATGTCCTCGGCCGGGTGAACGCGGCCGCCCGACGCGCATCCGATGTGAGGGAGCAGCGATGA
- a CDS encoding siderophore-interacting protein gives MTTGTVNRPSMVYAPATVRRAVQLTSRMVRITLGCQDPAALIDAGPDQYTKLFFPLPGRPHPVVPPPLEDLGGVMSWYQQYLAMPDAIRPPMRTYTIRAQRPELGELDIDFALHAEHAGPASDWASTAAPGDEIGLLCPPHALYTPPADHAWQLLVGDETAVPAIGAIIERLDVGAPARAFIEVDGPADEQRFHTRGDVRIEWVHRGDRPHGDAVVEAVCTAELPAGAPYAWISGEAELVKLTRRNLVRDRGIDKRAITFTGYWRRGRTEEDNGREKVRRAAAGEPLVVDED, from the coding sequence ATGACGACTGGGACTGTGAATCGACCCTCCATGGTCTACGCACCGGCGACGGTTCGTCGCGCGGTACAGCTGACGTCGCGCATGGTGCGGATAACCCTCGGGTGTCAAGACCCGGCCGCCCTCATCGACGCCGGGCCCGACCAGTACACGAAGCTTTTCTTCCCGCTCCCGGGCAGGCCGCACCCCGTCGTGCCGCCGCCTCTGGAGGACCTCGGCGGCGTCATGAGCTGGTACCAGCAATATCTCGCGATGCCCGACGCGATCCGGCCGCCGATGCGCACCTACACGATCCGGGCGCAACGGCCCGAGCTCGGCGAACTCGACATCGACTTCGCGCTGCACGCCGAGCACGCGGGCCCCGCCTCGGACTGGGCTTCGACCGCGGCGCCGGGTGACGAGATCGGCCTGCTCTGCCCGCCGCACGCGCTCTACACCCCGCCCGCCGACCACGCATGGCAGTTGCTCGTCGGCGACGAGACCGCCGTTCCGGCGATCGGCGCGATCATCGAACGCCTCGACGTGGGTGCGCCGGCGCGCGCGTTCATCGAGGTCGACGGCCCGGCCGACGAGCAGCGGTTCCACACCCGCGGCGACGTGCGGATCGAGTGGGTGCATCGCGGCGATCGCCCGCACGGCGACGCGGTGGTCGAGGCGGTCTGCACCGCCGAACTCCCCGCGGGCGCGCCCTACGCGTGGATCTCCGGTGAGGCCGAGCTGGTGAAACTGACCCGCCGCAATCTGGTCCGTGACCGCGGTATCGACAAGCGCGCGATCACCTTCACCGGCTACTGGCGTCGAGGCCGCACCGAGGAGGACAACGGCCGCGAGAAAGTGCGCCGCGCCGCAGCCGGCGAGCCGCTGGTCGTCGACGAGGACTGA
- a CDS encoding TetR/AcrR family transcriptional regulator — protein sequence MNPDRRTQAERSASTRAAVIRAGRELFGQFGYGAVSTIAVAEAAGVSRGALYHQFSEKRDLFEAVFEDLERSLVQVIATAVAEARAEDPIASLIVGCLAWLQASTATEVRRIALLDAPAVLGWSRWREIELCHTIGLVENALAGAMAAGRIRKQPVRPLALVVVGALDEAAQYLANSEDAGEVVAVRAVIEQLISGLAVD from the coding sequence ATGAATCCTGATCGCCGGACCCAAGCCGAACGCTCGGCCTCGACACGTGCGGCGGTGATCCGTGCGGGGCGAGAGCTGTTCGGGCAGTTCGGGTACGGCGCGGTGAGTACGATCGCGGTGGCCGAGGCCGCCGGCGTCAGCCGGGGCGCGCTCTATCACCAGTTCAGCGAGAAGCGGGATCTGTTCGAGGCGGTGTTCGAGGATCTCGAGCGCAGCCTGGTCCAGGTGATCGCCACGGCCGTGGCCGAGGCGCGTGCCGAGGATCCGATCGCGAGCCTGATCGTGGGCTGCCTGGCGTGGTTGCAGGCCTCGACGGCGACCGAGGTGCGGCGGATCGCGCTGCTCGACGCGCCCGCGGTGCTCGGATGGAGCCGATGGCGCGAGATCGAACTCTGCCACACCATCGGCCTGGTGGAGAACGCGCTGGCCGGGGCCATGGCCGCCGGCCGGATCAGAAAGCAGCCGGTGCGGCCGCTGGCGCTGGTGGTGGTCGGTGCGCTGGACGAGGCAGCGCAATACCTGGCGAATTCGGAGGATGCGGGGGAAGTCGTCGCTGTCCGTGCGGTGATCGAGCAGCTGATTTCCGGCCTCGCCGTCGACTAG
- a CDS encoding nuclear transport factor 2 family protein, whose amino-acid sequence MSDATKDLFERYHACWAERDPDRIAALHTPDSVFHLHSGGAPAHGRAEIRTAAAETFALVPDLTFTQVDLRVGDDFWVVRWKLSGTSVTGGAVDVDIADMVTVEGGAVKEKHTYVDGVAMAAALTAPSEIA is encoded by the coding sequence ATGTCCGATGCCACCAAGGATCTGTTCGAGCGCTATCACGCCTGCTGGGCCGAGCGCGACCCCGATCGAATCGCCGCGCTGCACACCCCAGATTCGGTCTTCCACCTGCACTCCGGGGGCGCGCCCGCGCACGGGCGGGCCGAGATCCGCACCGCCGCGGCGGAGACCTTCGCCCTTGTGCCCGATCTGACCTTCACCCAGGTCGACCTGCGCGTCGGCGACGACTTCTGGGTGGTGCGGTGGAAGCTGTCGGGCACTTCGGTCACCGGCGGCGCCGTCGACGTGGATATCGCGGACATGGTGACTGTCGAGGGCGGCGCGGTCAAGGAGAAGCACACCTACGTCGACGGTGTGGCCATGGCGGCCGCACTGACCGCACCATCCGAGATCGCCTGA
- a CDS encoding cytochrome P450 family protein — MTVDIAADERVAMWAPEFAADPQAAYQRMRRRFGSVVPVELSPGIRATLVIGYHTAVRILNDPEHFPADPRMWQRDIPLDCPVLPMLQFRPAALRTTGAEHARYRQANVAGIAGVDLYAMHSTVEQFAIPLINSFCATGSADLLSQYAFPLVFQALNSMLGCTPEIGQQVATGMAQIFEGDDAEAGNNLLASALADLVGLRQREPGDDVATRLLQHQAALTDEEMVHQLLVLYGAGIEPMLNLVVNTLRLMLTDDRFAGNVLGGSLSTRDALDEVLFTDPPLANFCMTYPRQPILVEDTWLPAHEPVVISMSACNNDPAIAGRDVVDNRAHLAWSAGPHGCPAKPVAYLIVQDAIDQLLDALPELTLAVPVEELVWRPGPFHRSLAALPVRFPKTPPLPMP; from the coding sequence ATGACGGTCGATATCGCCGCCGACGAACGGGTGGCGATGTGGGCACCCGAATTCGCCGCTGATCCCCAGGCGGCCTATCAGCGGATGCGCCGCCGGTTCGGCTCGGTGGTGCCGGTGGAGTTGTCGCCGGGCATCCGGGCCACGCTGGTGATCGGCTATCACACCGCGGTGCGCATTCTCAACGACCCGGAGCACTTCCCGGCCGACCCCCGGATGTGGCAACGCGACATCCCACTGGACTGCCCGGTGCTGCCGATGTTGCAGTTCCGTCCCGCCGCGCTGCGCACCACCGGTGCCGAGCACGCGCGATATCGGCAGGCCAACGTCGCCGGCATCGCCGGGGTGGATCTGTACGCGATGCACAGCACCGTCGAACAGTTCGCCATCCCGCTCATCAACAGCTTCTGCGCGACCGGGTCGGCGGACCTGTTGAGCCAGTACGCGTTTCCGCTGGTGTTCCAGGCGCTGAACTCGATGCTCGGGTGCACCCCCGAGATCGGGCAGCAGGTCGCCACCGGGATGGCGCAGATCTTCGAGGGTGACGACGCCGAGGCGGGCAACAACCTGCTGGCCTCCGCACTCGCTGATCTGGTGGGATTGCGTCAGCGCGAGCCCGGTGACGATGTCGCCACCCGGTTGCTCCAGCACCAGGCGGCGCTGACCGACGAGGAAATGGTGCACCAGCTGCTGGTGCTCTACGGCGCGGGCATCGAGCCGATGCTGAACCTGGTGGTCAACACCTTGCGGCTGATGCTCACCGACGACCGTTTCGCGGGAAATGTGCTCGGCGGCAGCCTGTCCACGCGCGACGCGCTCGACGAAGTGCTGTTCACCGACCCGCCGCTGGCGAACTTCTGCATGACCTACCCGCGTCAGCCGATCCTGGTCGAGGACACCTGGCTGCCCGCCCATGAACCGGTCGTCATCAGCATGTCGGCCTGCAACAACGACCCGGCCATCGCCGGGCGCGATGTCGTGGACAACCGGGCGCACCTGGCCTGGAGCGCGGGCCCGCACGGCTGCCCGGCCAAGCCGGTGGCATACCTGATCGTGCAGGACGCGATCGACCAATTGCTCGACGCGCTGCCGGAACTGACCCTCGCCGTACCCGTCGAGGAACTGGTGTGGCGGCCCGGCCCGTTTCACCGATCGCTGGCGGCGCTGCCCGTGCGCTTCCCGAAGACGCCGCCGCTGCCGATGCCCTGA
- a CDS encoding GTP-binding protein, whose translation MASAPSRDEVDYVAETVTRSVKILVAGNFGVGKTTFVCGVSEIRPLRTEETITEASIGVDDMAGLGSKVSTTVALDFGRITLNPQLALYLFGTPGQERFAPLWEELARGALGALVLVDTRRIEKADDVLSALEQRGVPYAVAVNEFEGFRRYPLEEVREALDLAADTPVIALDARRRDQGLRALITLAEYLFRRQEATAS comes from the coding sequence ATGGCCTCCGCGCCATCGCGGGATGAGGTCGACTACGTCGCGGAAACCGTGACACGGTCGGTGAAGATCCTGGTCGCAGGCAATTTCGGTGTCGGCAAGACCACCTTCGTCTGTGGCGTGTCCGAGATCAGGCCACTGCGCACGGAAGAGACGATCACCGAGGCCAGCATCGGTGTCGACGACATGGCGGGCCTGGGCAGCAAGGTGTCGACCACCGTCGCACTGGATTTCGGCCGCATCACCCTGAATCCGCAACTGGCACTGTATCTGTTCGGCACACCGGGTCAGGAACGGTTCGCCCCGCTGTGGGAGGAACTGGCTCGTGGCGCCCTCGGGGCGCTGGTGCTCGTCGACACCCGGCGCATCGAGAAGGCCGACGACGTGCTCTCGGCGCTGGAACAGCGCGGCGTGCCCTACGCGGTGGCGGTGAACGAATTCGAAGGGTTCCGGCGCTACCCGCTCGAGGAGGTGCGCGAGGCGCTCGACCTCGCGGCCGATACTCCGGTGATCGCGCTCGACGCCCGTCGTCGGGATCAGGGCCTGCGGGCACTGATCACTCTGGCGGAGTATCTCTTTCGCAGACAGGAAGCAACAGCGTCATGA
- a CDS encoding DUF742 domain-containing protein, whose product MSRGRRDPDLVRSYVRTGGRVRAAHDLDLVTLVRAVEDARPDHRPDERRLLALTSRRGALSIAELSAYLDLPASVVKIIVSDLLDSGHLHCPTPAQVKPELALIKEVLHGLRAIAG is encoded by the coding sequence TTGAGCCGCGGCAGGCGCGATCCCGACCTGGTGCGGTCCTATGTGCGCACCGGCGGGCGGGTGCGTGCCGCCCATGACCTGGACCTGGTGACCCTGGTCCGTGCCGTCGAGGACGCACGCCCCGATCACCGCCCCGACGAGCGTCGTCTGCTGGCCCTCACCAGCCGCCGCGGCGCCCTGTCGATCGCCGAGCTGTCGGCTTATCTCGACCTGCCCGCCTCCGTCGTGAAGATCATCGTCTCCGATCTGCTCGACAGCGGTCACCTGCACTGCCCCACCCCGGCACAGGTGAAGCCGGAACTCGCATTGATCAAGGAGGTGCTGCATGGCCTCCGCGCCATCGCGGGATGA
- a CDS encoding roadblock/LC7 domain-containing protein, with the protein MSTPVADSTNRLAWLLEDLEIPGVRFAVLLSEDGLRIAHSGGVLKDDAERFAAAASGLRSLGKALGEFCGGPSNTVRQNMTEYDEGMIMITAAGAGALLGVATTPDVDVALVAHRMNELASRVGHEIGSAPRLGGRN; encoded by the coding sequence ATGAGCACACCGGTAGCCGATAGCACCAACCGATTGGCGTGGCTGCTCGAGGATCTCGAGATCCCCGGGGTCCGCTTCGCGGTCCTGCTGTCCGAGGACGGACTGCGCATCGCCCACTCCGGTGGCGTGCTGAAAGACGACGCCGAACGGTTCGCCGCGGCCGCCTCCGGCCTGCGCTCGCTCGGCAAGGCGCTCGGTGAGTTCTGCGGTGGCCCCTCGAACACGGTGCGCCAGAACATGACCGAGTACGACGAGGGCATGATCATGATCACCGCCGCGGGCGCGGGCGCGCTGCTCGGGGTCGCCACCACTCCCGATGTCGACGTCGCGCTGGTGGCGCATCGGATGAACGAACTGGCCTCGCGCGTGGGTCACGAGATCGGCAGCGCGCCCCGCCTAGGCGGGAGGAATTGA
- a CDS encoding sensor histidine kinase, whose translation MNSGIAVLLLVIGAPLLLLAIAVSVMAMRNERRQRQRADAAIRERLACENALMQLAHNTLPAITAAVRRHEIPSVAVDLPVELGDSQFGQALQWIATGHAEDLRVVAEETRAMVERYGEQRRLGEIQAAQEQTRAELSASSRAATSAAVRSFGTSVVSLGTDLGQVVSAALREHRDDAIYETLTRIDHTVQQMIRQAQSYVIVSGGLPGRRWPQQSLTDVAGGATGRVREYLRVRAAQSDRIVISRAVEPLVHTMATLLDNALRYSPPSSFVEIGFQEGHHGVTVIIDDAGMRMSPEQLEDARLVLSGERPVDIHDLGPAPKVGFPGIAALARRYGFSVHVDGPNIFGGMRAMVYVPSALLVSGDAPRLPEPELAAPAHIPVPVAEIESPGADVHEITSGGLPKRRRRPVAPDSAGVTTESGQARPDLAAAWRSGSRSGRAAAAERTTEGTADEHTGSR comes from the coding sequence ATGAACTCAGGAATCGCGGTGCTGTTGCTCGTCATCGGTGCGCCGCTGTTACTGCTCGCTATCGCGGTCAGTGTCATGGCCATGCGCAACGAGCGCCGACAGCGGCAGCGGGCCGACGCCGCCATCCGCGAGCGCCTCGCCTGCGAGAACGCCTTGATGCAGCTGGCGCACAACACGCTGCCCGCGATCACCGCCGCGGTACGCCGCCACGAGATCCCCTCGGTCGCGGTGGACCTGCCGGTGGAACTGGGTGATTCGCAGTTCGGCCAAGCGCTGCAATGGATTGCCACGGGTCATGCCGAGGACTTGCGCGTGGTCGCCGAGGAAACCAGGGCGATGGTCGAACGCTACGGCGAACAACGTCGCCTCGGCGAGATACAGGCCGCCCAGGAACAGACCCGCGCCGAACTCTCGGCATCCTCGCGAGCGGCGACCAGCGCCGCGGTGCGTTCGTTCGGCACCTCGGTGGTGAGCCTGGGCACCGACCTCGGACAGGTCGTCAGTGCCGCGCTGCGCGAACACCGCGACGACGCCATCTACGAAACGCTCACCCGGATCGACCACACCGTGCAGCAGATGATCCGGCAGGCGCAGTCCTATGTGATCGTCTCCGGCGGTCTGCCGGGGCGCCGGTGGCCGCAGCAGTCGCTCACCGACGTGGCGGGCGGCGCGACCGGGCGGGTCAGGGAATACCTGCGGGTCCGGGCGGCGCAGTCGGACCGGATCGTGATCAGCCGCGCGGTCGAACCGCTCGTGCACACCATGGCGACTCTGCTCGACAACGCGCTGCGTTACTCGCCGCCGTCGTCGTTCGTCGAGATCGGTTTCCAGGAGGGCCATCACGGTGTCACCGTGATCATCGACGACGCGGGTATGCGGATGAGTCCCGAGCAGCTCGAGGACGCGCGACTGGTGCTCAGTGGCGAACGCCCGGTCGACATCCACGATCTCGGCCCCGCGCCGAAGGTCGGCTTCCCCGGCATCGCGGCGCTGGCCCGGCGTTACGGGTTCTCCGTGCACGTGGACGGGCCCAACATCTTCGGTGGCATGCGGGCGATGGTCTATGTACCGTCGGCGTTGCTGGTGAGTGGCGACGCACCGCGCCTGCCCGAGCCCGAACTCGCCGCACCCGCACATATTCCGGTGCCGGTCGCCGAAATCGAATCGCCCGGCGCCGACGTCCACGAGATCACCAGCGGCGGGCTGCCCAAGCGCCGCCGCAGACCGGTTGCCCCGGATTCGGCGGGGGTAACGACCGAGTCGGGGCAGGCGCGCCCCGACCTCGCCGCTGCCTGGCGCAGCGGATCCCGCAGCGGTCGTGCCGCTGCGGCCGAGCGAACCACGGAAGGAACAGCCGATGAGCACACCGGTAGCCGATAG
- a CDS encoding type II toxin-antitoxin system Rv0910 family toxin has product MAKLKLSVDVPVPPDQAWAHASDLPHLGDWLTIHEAWRGTLPEELTSGTVLVGIARVKGFRNKVTWTVRTAEPPRKLALTGTGIGGTKFGLGLLVEPKGSGSKVSVDIDLGGAPLFGPIGSAVAKALRGDIERSLEMFVKLYG; this is encoded by the coding sequence GTGGCGAAACTGAAGCTTTCCGTCGATGTCCCCGTCCCGCCGGACCAGGCCTGGGCGCACGCGTCCGACCTTCCCCACCTCGGCGATTGGCTGACCATTCACGAGGCGTGGCGCGGAACGCTGCCCGAGGAGCTGACTTCGGGCACGGTTCTCGTCGGCATCGCCCGCGTGAAGGGCTTCCGCAACAAGGTCACCTGGACCGTGCGCACCGCCGAGCCGCCGCGCAAGCTCGCGCTCACCGGCACCGGTATCGGTGGCACCAAGTTCGGCCTCGGCCTGCTCGTCGAGCCGAAGGGCAGCGGGTCGAAGGTGAGCGTCGACATCGACCTCGGCGGCGCACCGCTGTTCGGTCCGATCGGCTCCGCCGTCGCGAAGGCGCTGCGCGGCGATATCGAGCGCTCCCTCGAGATGTTCGTCAAGCTCTACGGCTGA
- a CDS encoding DHA2 family efflux MFS transporter permease subunit, with protein MTKPPDIGAAAPDRTRDKLDAAVLKVAGVVVLGAVMSILDITVVTVAIPTFMQDFNASVEVVAWTMTGYTLALASVIPMTGWAADRFGTKRLYMAALTFFIIGSVLCSMAWSIESLVAFRVIQGIGGGMLMPLGMTIMTHAAGPQRIGRVMAVLGVPMLLGPICGPILGGWLIDSFSWHWIFLINLPLGIVALILAWVVLSPDKPKPSEAFDFLGMLLASPGLALFLFGVSSIPEKGTVMAARVLIPAIIGAVLLVAFVFHALRTEHPLIDLRLFSNPSLRYSVLTMSLFATAFFGAGFLLPNYLQQVRGESAFDAGLLMAPQGIGAMLTMPIAGFLVDKIGPGKIVMFGITFITLGLAGFTQLGADTSYLLIGGALFVMGLGMGCTMMPVMTAAIQTLSHAQVARGSTLMNIINQTAASIGTATMSVVLAAQLNDHPEAKVAIGANADPDLAAQVPPSVIEQGLDLAATAFSNTYWVTVVLALLTLIPAFFLPRTKPKAPIDAEAVALA; from the coding sequence GTGACGAAACCTCCGGATATCGGTGCCGCCGCGCCCGATCGCACTCGTGACAAGCTGGATGCCGCCGTACTGAAGGTGGCGGGCGTCGTCGTTCTCGGTGCGGTGATGTCGATTCTCGACATCACCGTCGTCACCGTGGCGATCCCGACGTTCATGCAGGACTTCAACGCCTCCGTCGAGGTCGTCGCCTGGACCATGACCGGTTACACCTTGGCGCTGGCCTCGGTCATCCCGATGACCGGCTGGGCCGCGGACCGATTCGGCACCAAACGCCTCTACATGGCGGCGCTGACCTTCTTCATCATCGGGTCGGTGTTGTGTTCGATGGCATGGAGTATCGAGTCGCTGGTGGCGTTCCGCGTCATCCAGGGCATCGGCGGCGGCATGCTCATGCCCCTCGGCATGACGATCATGACCCACGCCGCGGGCCCGCAGCGGATCGGGCGCGTGATGGCCGTGCTCGGCGTGCCCATGCTGCTCGGCCCCATCTGTGGCCCCATTCTCGGTGGCTGGCTCATCGACTCCTTCAGCTGGCACTGGATCTTCCTGATCAATCTGCCGCTGGGTATCGTCGCGCTGATCCTGGCCTGGGTCGTGCTGTCTCCCGACAAGCCCAAGCCCTCGGAAGCGTTCGACTTCCTCGGCATGCTGCTCGCCTCGCCGGGCCTGGCGCTGTTCCTGTTCGGTGTCTCCTCCATTCCGGAGAAGGGCACCGTCATGGCCGCGCGCGTGCTGATTCCGGCGATCATCGGCGCGGTACTGCTGGTGGCGTTCGTGTTCCACGCGCTGCGCACCGAGCATCCGCTGATCGACCTGCGGCTGTTCTCCAATCCGTCGCTGCGCTATTCCGTGCTCACCATGTCGCTGTTCGCGACGGCGTTCTTCGGGGCGGGCTTCCTGCTGCCAAACTATTTGCAGCAGGTGCGCGGGGAGAGCGCGTTCGACGCCGGTCTGCTCATGGCGCCACAGGGCATCGGCGCCATGCTGACGATGCCCATCGCGGGATTCCTGGTCGACAAGATCGGTCCCGGCAAGATCGTCATGTTCGGCATCACCTTCATCACGCTCGGCCTGGCCGGGTTCACGCAGCTGGGTGCCGACACCTCCTACCTGCTGATCGGCGGGGCGCTGTTCGTGATGGGTCTCGGCATGGGCTGCACCATGATGCCGGTGATGACCGCCGCGATCCAGACGCTCTCGCACGCACAGGTCGCGCGCGGTTCGACCTTGATGAACATCATCAACCAGACCGCGGCGTCGATCGGCACGGCGACGATGTCGGTCGTACTGGCCGCCCAGCTCAACGATCACCCGGAAGCGAAGGTCGCGATCGGGGCCAATGCCGATCCCGACCTCGCCGCGCAGGTCCCCCCGTCGGTCATCGAACAGGGACTCGACCTGGCGGCGACAGCGTTCAGCAACACCTACTGGGTCACCGTGGTGCTCGCGCTGCTGACGCTGATTCCGGCGTTCTTCCTGCCGCGGACCAAGCCGAAGGCACCGATCGACGCGGAAGCGGTGGCGCTGGCCTGA
- the dapA gene encoding 4-hydroxy-tetrahydrodipicolinate synthase, whose product MTSLHGLFVPLITPFTADGAVEPAALERHAHAVLDAGATGLVALGTTAEPSALTAFERARVLDICAGVAADRGAPLIACAGGNATAESVRAIAELGRPVAAVLAVVPYYVRPSEEGVIAHFTQLAAVSPAPVLVYDVPHRTGRPLSGSTLIRLANTPNIAGFKHAVGGIDAASVELMAAHTPATVLSGDDRFASALLALGAHGAILAAANIAPREYADLIEAWHAGDVTRARAIGDSLDALGAALFAEPNPTVIKAVLAERGQISSAAVRLPMLPASSAATRAALMASEAATISRV is encoded by the coding sequence ATGACATCGCTACACGGCCTCTTCGTCCCCCTGATCACGCCGTTCACCGCTGACGGGGCGGTCGAGCCCGCCGCACTGGAACGGCACGCGCACGCCGTCCTCGACGCGGGTGCCACCGGACTCGTCGCGCTCGGCACCACCGCGGAGCCGTCCGCGCTCACCGCCTTCGAGCGCGCGCGCGTCCTGGACATCTGCGCCGGCGTGGCCGCCGACCGCGGCGCACCGCTGATCGCCTGCGCGGGCGGCAACGCCACCGCGGAATCGGTCAGGGCCATCGCCGAACTCGGGCGGCCGGTCGCGGCCGTGCTGGCGGTGGTGCCCTACTACGTGCGGCCCAGCGAAGAAGGCGTGATCGCGCACTTCACGCAGCTGGCAGCGGTCAGCCCGGCACCGGTGCTCGTCTACGACGTGCCGCACCGCACGGGGCGCCCGCTGAGCGGCAGCACGCTGATCCGGCTCGCGAACACACCGAACATCGCCGGGTTCAAACACGCCGTCGGCGGAATCGACGCGGCCAGTGTCGAATTGATGGCCGCGCACACACCGGCGACAGTGCTCAGCGGCGACGACCGATTCGCCTCCGCGCTGCTGGCCCTCGGCGCGCACGGTGCGATCCTCGCCGCGGCCAATATCGCGCCCCGCGAATACGCCGACCTCATCGAGGCGTGGCACGCCGGTGACGTCACCAGGGCCCGCGCCATCGGCGACAGCCTCGACGCGCTCGGAGCGGCGTTGTTCGCCGAGCCCAACCCGACGGTCATCAAGGCGGTACTGGCCGAGCGCGGCCAGATTTCCAGCGCGGCGGTTCGACTGCCGATGCTGCCCGCCTCCAGCGCCGCGACGCGGGCGGCACTCATGGCGAGCGAGGCGGCGACGATTTCGCGGGTGTGA